A genomic region of Ensifer adhaerens contains the following coding sequences:
- a CDS encoding DNA helicase: protein MKLSAPIYHLKRKAKRLSRDEDIPLHEALNRVAVHEGYANWSLLASRHVSAKPEDTLLERLRPGDLLLLGARPGQGKTLKSLELAVNSMKVGRRAYFFTLEYTTKDVIDRFPTVGAEYASFVELFEIDCSDAINAEYIIKKLASAPRDSLVVVDYLQLLDQRRENPELGKQVLSLRAFAQEHGIIMVFISQIDRSYDASTKPFPDIDDIRLPNPLDLRLFDKTCFLNRGETRLQCVA, encoded by the coding sequence ATGAAACTGTCTGCGCCAATCTACCATCTGAAGCGCAAAGCGAAGCGGCTTTCCCGCGATGAAGACATTCCGCTTCATGAGGCACTCAATCGCGTCGCCGTTCACGAAGGCTATGCGAATTGGAGCCTTCTCGCCTCAAGGCATGTCTCTGCCAAGCCCGAAGACACCTTGTTGGAGCGCCTGCGACCGGGAGACCTGCTTCTCCTAGGTGCACGGCCCGGACAGGGCAAGACGCTGAAGAGCCTCGAGCTGGCCGTGAATTCGATGAAGGTCGGCCGGCGGGCGTATTTCTTCACGCTGGAATATACGACGAAGGACGTGATCGATCGTTTTCCCACAGTCGGCGCCGAATACGCGTCGTTTGTCGAACTCTTCGAGATCGACTGCTCGGATGCAATCAACGCCGAGTACATCATCAAGAAGCTGGCATCAGCGCCACGCGACTCGTTGGTAGTCGTGGATTATTTGCAACTGCTCGACCAGAGGCGTGAAAACCCGGAACTGGGGAAGCAGGTTCTGAGCTTAAGGGCGTTTGCACAGGAACACGGCATCATCATGGTCTTCATTTCCCAGATCGACCGTTCCTACGATGCCAGTACAAAACCGTTTCCCGATATCGACGATATCCGGTTGCCGAATCCGCTCGACCTCAGGCTTTTCGACAAGACGTGCTTTCTGAACCGCGGAGAGACGCGATTGCAGTGCGTGGCCTGA
- the murA gene encoding UDP-N-acetylglucosamine 1-carboxyvinyltransferase, whose product MDRIRIVGGNKLNGVIPISGAKNAALPLMIASLLTDDTLTLENVPHLADVEQLIRILGNHGVDISVNGRRERQGESYARTIHFTCRNIVDTTAPYELVSKMRASFWVIGPLLAREGKARVSLPGGCAIGTRPVDLFIEGLQALSANIEIDGGYVNATAPEGGLIGARYTFPKVSVGATHVLMMAATLANGTTVLGNAAREPEVVDLANCLNAMGAKITGQGTPTITIEGVRSLSGARHRVLPDRIETGTYAMAVAMTGGDVILEDTNMALLDTALEAIRRAGAEITETNSGIRVVRNGAGIKPVDVVTDPFPGFPTDLQAQFMGLMTMAKGTSHITETIFENRFMHVQELARLGAKISLSGQTAKIEGVSRLKGAPVMATDLRASVSLVIAGLAAEGETMVSRVYHLDRGFERLEEKLTRCGAHVERVSD is encoded by the coding sequence ATGGATCGCATCAGGATTGTAGGCGGCAACAAGCTTAACGGCGTCATTCCGATTTCCGGCGCCAAGAACGCGGCCCTGCCGCTGATGATCGCGTCGCTTCTGACCGACGATACGCTGACGCTCGAAAACGTGCCGCACCTCGCCGACGTCGAGCAGTTGATCCGTATCCTCGGTAACCACGGCGTCGATATTTCCGTCAACGGCCGCCGCGAGCGCCAGGGCGAGAGCTACGCCCGCACCATTCATTTCACCTGCCGCAACATCGTCGATACGACCGCCCCTTACGAGCTGGTCTCGAAGATGCGTGCCAGCTTCTGGGTGATTGGCCCGTTGCTGGCCCGTGAAGGCAAGGCCCGCGTTTCGCTGCCCGGCGGCTGTGCCATCGGCACGCGTCCGGTCGATCTCTTCATCGAAGGCCTGCAGGCGCTCAGCGCCAATATCGAGATCGACGGCGGCTACGTCAACGCGACGGCGCCGGAAGGCGGCCTGATCGGTGCGCGTTACACGTTCCCGAAAGTCTCGGTCGGTGCCACCCACGTCCTGATGATGGCAGCGACCCTTGCCAACGGCACCACGGTGCTGGGCAACGCTGCGCGTGAGCCCGAAGTGGTTGATCTCGCCAACTGCCTCAATGCCATGGGCGCCAAGATCACCGGCCAGGGCACGCCGACGATTACGATTGAAGGCGTACGTTCGCTCTCCGGCGCGCGCCACCGCGTCCTGCCGGATCGAATCGAGACCGGCACCTATGCCATGGCCGTTGCCATGACCGGCGGCGACGTCATCCTCGAAGACACCAATATGGCGCTGCTCGACACGGCGCTCGAAGCGATCCGCCGCGCCGGTGCCGAGATTACCGAGACGAACAGCGGCATCCGCGTCGTGCGCAACGGCGCCGGCATCAAGCCGGTCGATGTCGTCACCGATCCTTTCCCTGGCTTCCCGACCGATCTGCAGGCGCAGTTCATGGGTCTGATGACCATGGCGAAAGGCACCTCGCACATCACCGAGACGATCTTCGAAAACCGCTTCATGCATGTGCAGGAACTGGCCCGTCTCGGCGCCAAGATCTCGCTTTCCGGCCAGACGGCGAAGATCGAAGGCGTCAGCCGGCTGAAGGGCGCGCCCGTCATGGCGACTGACCTTCGCGCCTCCGTCTCGCTCGTCATCGCCGGTCTGGCTGCCGAGGGCGAAACCATGGTCTCGCGCGTCTATCACCTCGATCGCGGCTTCGAACGGCTTGAAGAAAAGCTCACCCGCTGCGGTGCGCATGTCGAGCGCGTCAGCGACTGA
- a CDS encoding DUF2948 family protein, which translates to MNGLKLLALDEEDLAVVSAHVQDAVFKVSGLEYDARRKQFSLIVNRFVWETADGKRRSFERRRALLLFKQVNAVRSVGFDRRDAEAVLDLLTLKFSLRGEGPEGTLELVLAGAASIALDVECIETQLADTGGAWETAFKPKHPEGA; encoded by the coding sequence ATGAACGGTCTGAAGCTGCTGGCGCTCGACGAGGAGGATCTCGCTGTCGTCTCCGCGCACGTCCAGGATGCCGTGTTCAAGGTGTCGGGCCTGGAATATGACGCTCGGCGCAAGCAGTTCTCGCTCATCGTCAATCGGTTCGTCTGGGAGACGGCCGACGGCAAGCGGCGCTCCTTCGAGCGTCGGCGCGCACTTTTGTTGTTCAAGCAGGTGAATGCCGTCCGCTCGGTCGGCTTTGACCGGCGCGATGCCGAGGCGGTTCTCGATCTGCTGACGCTGAAGTTCAGCCTGCGCGGAGAAGGGCCGGAAGGCACGCTTGAACTGGTTCTGGCCGGTGCTGCGTCGATCGCGCTTGACGTGGAGTGTATCGAAACGCAGCTTGCGGATACCGGCGGGGCGTGGGAAACCGCATTTAAGCCCAAGCATCCTGAAGGCGCTTGA
- the hisD gene encoding histidinol dehydrogenase gives MAIRLNFLDGDFEQKFASFLTTKREVSEDVNAVVKAIIDDVRVRGNAALAEYSKRFDGVDFSVTPMAVSAAEIDAAIQAVEPEVLGALKVAATRIEAHHARQRPKDDIYEDTMGVGLGSRWTAVDAVGLYVPGGTASYPSSVLMNALPAKVAGVPRIVMVVPATGGEINPAVLAAARLAGVEEIYRIGGAQAVAALAYGTETVAPVAKIVGPGNAYVAAAKRQVFGTVGIDMIAGPSEVLVIADEHNDPDWIAADLLAQAEHDVGAQSILITDNPAFGQAVEEAVERQLKTLPRAQTAAASWRDFGAVILVPDLEKAVPLANRIAAEHLELALADPEPMIAKIRNAGAIFVGRHTPEVIGDYVGGSNHVLPTARSARFSSGLGVLDYMKRTSILRLDPEQLRILGPAAIVLAKSEGLEAHARSVAIRLNFEDAG, from the coding sequence TTGGCAATCAGGCTCAACTTCCTCGACGGCGACTTCGAACAAAAGTTCGCGTCCTTCCTGACGACCAAGCGTGAGGTGTCCGAGGACGTCAATGCGGTGGTCAAGGCGATCATCGACGACGTACGCGTCCGCGGCAACGCGGCGCTCGCCGAGTATTCCAAGCGTTTCGATGGCGTCGATTTCTCCGTGACGCCGATGGCCGTGAGTGCCGCCGAAATCGATGCGGCGATCCAGGCGGTCGAGCCGGAGGTTCTGGGCGCCCTGAAGGTTGCCGCCACCCGTATCGAGGCGCATCACGCCCGCCAGCGGCCGAAGGACGATATCTACGAGGACACCATGGGTGTCGGCCTTGGCTCGCGGTGGACGGCGGTGGATGCCGTCGGTCTCTACGTGCCCGGGGGTACGGCGAGCTATCCGAGCTCGGTGCTGATGAACGCGCTTCCAGCGAAAGTGGCCGGCGTTCCCCGTATCGTCATGGTGGTGCCGGCAACGGGCGGCGAGATCAACCCGGCGGTGCTTGCAGCAGCAAGGCTTGCCGGTGTCGAGGAAATCTACCGCATCGGCGGCGCGCAGGCCGTTGCAGCCCTTGCCTATGGCACCGAGACTGTCGCGCCGGTCGCCAAGATCGTCGGCCCCGGCAATGCCTATGTGGCCGCTGCCAAGCGCCAGGTGTTCGGCACCGTCGGCATCGACATGATCGCTGGCCCCTCGGAAGTGCTCGTCATTGCCGACGAGCACAACGACCCGGACTGGATCGCCGCCGATCTTTTGGCCCAGGCCGAGCACGACGTCGGCGCCCAGTCGATCCTGATCACCGACAATCCGGCCTTCGGCCAGGCGGTCGAGGAGGCGGTCGAACGGCAACTGAAGACGTTGCCGCGCGCCCAAACCGCGGCGGCAAGCTGGCGCGATTTCGGCGCCGTCATCCTCGTTCCCGATCTCGAAAAGGCTGTGCCGCTTGCCAACCGTATCGCGGCGGAACACCTGGAGCTGGCGCTCGCCGATCCGGAACCGATGATCGCCAAGATCCGCAATGCCGGCGCGATCTTCGTCGGCCGCCACACGCCCGAAGTTATCGGCGACTATGTCGGCGGTTCAAATCACGTGTTGCCGACGGCGCGCTCGGCGCGCTTCTCCTCCGGTCTCGGCGTGCTCGATTACATGAAGCGCACGTCGATCCTTAGGCTCGATCCCGAGCAGCTGCGGATCCTGGGGCCTGCGGCGATCGTGCTGGCAAAATCCGAGGGCCTTGAGGCTCATGCGCGCTCCGTCGCCATTCGTCTCAATTTCGAGGATGCTGGATGA
- a CDS encoding UPF0262 family protein: protein MKADRNLRLCDVVLDETIGRSTPDVEHERAVAIFDLLEENLFEPVGHPGGPYKLNLSLVDAKLVFAISTEKGGDVATHILSLTPFRRIVKDYFMICESYYEAIRSATPSQIEAIDMGRRGIHNEGSQTLLDRLSGKIRLDFDTARRLFTLVCVLYWRG, encoded by the coding sequence ATGAAGGCGGACCGCAACCTGCGCCTCTGCGATGTCGTTCTGGACGAGACCATCGGCCGCTCGACGCCTGACGTGGAGCATGAGCGCGCGGTTGCGATCTTTGATCTGCTCGAAGAAAACCTGTTCGAGCCCGTCGGCCATCCCGGCGGTCCGTACAAGCTCAACCTCTCGCTCGTCGATGCGAAGCTGGTCTTTGCAATTTCGACCGAAAAAGGCGGCGACGTTGCCACCCATATCCTGTCGCTAACGCCGTTTCGACGGATCGTGAAGGACTACTTCATGATCTGCGAGAGCTATTACGAGGCGATCCGATCGGCGACTCCAAGTCAGATCGAGGCGATCGACATGGGGCGCCGCGGCATCCACAACGAGGGCTCACAGACCCTCCTGGATCGTCTGTCCGGCAAGATCCGGCTGGATTTCGATACGGCCCGTCGCCTGTTCACGCTCGTCTGCGTGCTCTATTGGCGCGGATGA
- a CDS encoding low molecular weight phosphatase family protein: MTGTEVSPLKTPRSVLFMCGMNAIRSPMAEALAKAALPAGTYVASAGVRHGERDPFVDVVMAEVGLSLGRHQPHTLDELEDDYFDLIVTLAPEAHHKALELTRSMAVDVVYWPTPDPTVAAGTREQIVDAYRAVRDHLSTLINLRLVGPHRREKT, translated from the coding sequence ATGACGGGAACCGAGGTTTCGCCACTCAAGACGCCCCGTTCGGTCCTGTTCATGTGCGGCATGAATGCCATCCGCTCGCCGATGGCCGAAGCACTCGCCAAGGCAGCCCTGCCGGCCGGAACCTACGTCGCTTCCGCCGGTGTCCGGCACGGCGAACGCGATCCTTTTGTCGACGTGGTGATGGCCGAGGTGGGCTTGAGTCTCGGACGGCATCAACCGCACACGCTGGACGAACTGGAGGACGATTACTTCGACCTCATCGTCACGCTGGCGCCGGAGGCGCATCACAAGGCGCTGGAATTGACTCGCTCGATGGCCGTCGACGTGGTCTACTGGCCGACGCCGGACCCGACGGTAGCAGCCGGCACCCGCGAGCAGATCGTCGACGCGTATCGCGCAGTGCGTGATCACCTGTCGACGCTGATCAATCTTCGGTTGGTCGGCCCGCACAGACGAGAAAAAACCTGA
- the infA gene encoding translation initiation factor IF-1: MAKEEVLEFPGVVTELLPNATFRVKLENEHEIIAHTAGRMRKNRIRVLAGDKVLVEMTPYDLTKGRITYRFK, encoded by the coding sequence ATGGCGAAAGAAGAAGTCCTTGAATTTCCGGGCGTGGTCACCGAATTGCTTCCGAATGCGACCTTCCGCGTGAAGCTCGAAAACGAGCATGAGATCATCGCTCACACCGCGGGCCGCATGCGTAAGAACCGTATCCGCGTGCTTGCCGGCGACAAGGTTCTCGTTGAAATGACCCCGTACGACCTCACCAAGGGCCGTATCACCTATCGCTTCAAGTAA
- a CDS encoding Maf-like protein, whose protein sequence is MTVAKKLILASGSPRRVELLAQAGIEPTRLMPMDLDETPKRAEHPRSLARRLSAEKARAALAAIKGEPGWDGSYILAADTVVCVGRRILPKPELVSDASSALHLLSGRSHRVYTGVCLITPDKTLRQKVVDTKVRFKRLSGFDIESYLASGQWRGKAGGYGIQGIAGSFVVKLVGSYSNVVGLPLYETVSLLVGEGYDVHNRWLEG, encoded by the coding sequence ATGACAGTGGCCAAGAAACTGATACTGGCGTCCGGCTCGCCGCGTCGCGTCGAACTTCTGGCGCAGGCGGGCATCGAGCCCACGCGCCTGATGCCGATGGATCTCGACGAGACGCCGAAGCGTGCCGAACATCCGCGTTCGCTCGCAAGGCGGCTGTCGGCCGAGAAGGCGCGGGCAGCGCTTGCCGCGATCAAGGGCGAGCCCGGCTGGGACGGTAGCTACATCCTGGCGGCTGACACGGTGGTCTGTGTCGGACGACGTATTCTGCCGAAGCCGGAACTGGTCAGCGACGCATCCAGCGCCCTGCATCTTCTCTCCGGCCGCAGCCACCGCGTCTATACCGGCGTCTGCCTGATCACGCCGGACAAGACGCTCCGGCAGAAGGTCGTCGACACCAAGGTGCGCTTCAAACGCCTTTCAGGCTTTGACATCGAAAGCTACCTCGCCTCGGGTCAATGGCGCGGCAAGGCTGGCGGCTACGGCATCCAGGGCATTGCCGGCAGCTTCGTGGTCAAACTCGTCGGCTCCTACAGCAATGTCGTCGGCCTACCGCTCTACGAAACCGTCAGCCTGCTTGTCGGCGAAGGCTATGACGTGCACAATCGTTGGCTGGAAGGCTGA
- the yacG gene encoding DNA gyrase inhibitor YacG, translating to MTDETQKSGSNIAPLRAPRPCPECGRPSHREHYPFCSDRCRNVDLNRWLSGSYAIPVADDEAKADDRDDR from the coding sequence GTGACCGACGAAACCCAAAAGAGCGGTTCGAACATCGCGCCCCTGCGGGCGCCTAGGCCCTGTCCAGAATGCGGGCGGCCGTCGCATCGGGAGCATTATCCCTTCTGCTCCGACCGCTGCCGCAATGTCGACCTCAATCGCTGGCTCTCCGGCTCCTACGCCATTCCGGTCGCCGACGACGAGGCGAAGGCCGACGACAGAGACGACCGCTAA
- a CDS encoding flagellin has translation MVSIHTNAGAISALQALRTINSGMASAQGQVSSGLRIQTAAENAAYWSISTTMRSDSKAVSAVQDALGLGAAKVETAYAGMEAVVGILSEFKSKLVAAKEPGVDKSKIQKELGELKQQVASIVASSSFSGQNWLKTDVSDIYDSDLNRTSVVSSFSRDSRNGVSLNTADFHLRESSLFNSTGGGILQADTRDLRTVGGIRFVTGTDVDGYTTNSRNNGRIGGAGEFVFTFNGPITFSDPSHNITFDIIVDKDSSTQGLPLPHHAGKPTLGITIDRTTVDAVLGGAANGVISNYTQYAAVLNHAVTTAGAGAVVRTYNYNYPPYAPIIDRIGFRTQESSGLDGSYVEVANLTVNTATGGAGGLAPNSDFGERGSEMTLTFEPFEVYKDVVVSFSFAVNGEAASAHSFDRNYVNNLLGKDTGKIETGDEMVTLLQSLVTRPGTIVQNDGAGGVLVKSDPAVDRKSGISTRIEFSGIDVNIEPIARRDFLDIDVAANPQSIDSYIQYIEVVLQKTIDGAAALGSLLTRIDMQSSFAQSLMATIEKGVGRLVDADMNETSTRLKALQTQEQLGIQALQIANSNAQNILQLFR, from the coding sequence ATGGTCAGCATTCATACGAACGCTGGGGCAATTTCTGCGCTCCAGGCTCTGCGAACGATCAACTCCGGCATGGCTTCGGCGCAGGGCCAGGTAAGCTCCGGGTTGCGGATCCAGACGGCGGCCGAGAACGCAGCCTACTGGTCGATCTCGACGACCATGCGATCGGACAGCAAGGCGGTTTCCGCGGTCCAGGATGCGCTCGGACTTGGTGCGGCGAAGGTCGAGACAGCCTATGCCGGCATGGAAGCCGTCGTTGGCATCCTCAGCGAGTTCAAGTCCAAGCTGGTGGCGGCGAAAGAGCCGGGCGTCGACAAGAGCAAGATCCAAAAGGAACTCGGGGAACTGAAGCAGCAAGTCGCGAGCATTGTCGCGTCATCGAGTTTCAGCGGGCAGAACTGGCTGAAGACCGACGTCTCCGATATCTATGACAGCGATCTCAACCGAACGTCCGTCGTCTCCTCGTTCTCACGCGACTCCAGGAATGGCGTGTCGCTCAATACCGCAGATTTTCATTTGAGAGAGTCCTCGCTGTTCAACAGCACGGGCGGCGGCATCCTCCAGGCTGATACGCGGGATCTGCGTACGGTCGGGGGCATCCGCTTCGTTACCGGTACGGATGTCGACGGCTATACGACCAACAGCCGCAACAATGGGAGGATCGGCGGCGCCGGGGAGTTCGTGTTCACTTTCAACGGTCCGATCACATTTTCGGATCCGAGCCACAACATCACTTTCGATATCATCGTCGACAAGGATAGCAGCACGCAGGGTCTGCCATTGCCGCACCATGCAGGCAAGCCGACGCTCGGGATTACCATCGACCGTACGACCGTGGATGCGGTCCTGGGCGGTGCCGCCAACGGCGTCATCTCGAACTACACGCAATATGCGGCGGTACTCAATCATGCGGTCACAACCGCGGGCGCCGGTGCCGTTGTTCGTACATACAACTACAACTATCCGCCCTATGCGCCTATCATCGACAGGATCGGCTTCAGGACGCAGGAGAGTTCCGGGCTGGATGGATCCTATGTCGAAGTCGCCAATCTGACGGTCAACACCGCAACCGGGGGCGCCGGTGGACTGGCGCCGAACTCGGACTTCGGCGAGCGCGGATCGGAGATGACGCTGACCTTCGAACCTTTCGAGGTTTACAAGGATGTGGTCGTCTCCTTCAGTTTTGCGGTCAACGGCGAGGCAGCCAGTGCGCATTCCTTCGATCGCAACTACGTGAACAACCTGCTCGGCAAGGATACCGGCAAGATCGAAACCGGCGACGAGATGGTGACGCTCCTGCAGTCGCTCGTCACGCGGCCCGGCACCATTGTTCAGAATGATGGGGCAGGCGGGGTGTTGGTAAAGTCCGATCCTGCCGTCGATCGGAAGTCCGGCATTTCGACGCGCATCGAGTTCTCGGGCATCGACGTCAACATCGAGCCGATCGCGCGACGCGATTTTCTGGATATCGATGTCGCCGCAAACCCGCAGTCGATCGATTCCTACATTCAATATATCGAAGTCGTGTTGCAGAAGACGATCGACGGAGCTGCCGCATTGGGTTCGCTGCTGACGCGCATCGACATGCAGTCCAGCTTCGCTCAGTCGCTGATGGCCACCATCGAAAAGGGTGTTGGACGTTTGGTGGATGCCGATATGAACGAGACGTCGACACGCCTGAAGGCATTGCAGACGCAGGAGCAGCTTGGCATCCAGGCTTTGCAGATCGCCAACTCCAACGCGCAGAACATCCTGCAACTCTTTCGCTGA
- a CDS encoding glycosyltransferase family 2 protein: MSQVKLSICIPTYNRAPFLEKALGYFVELYQFPFKYEIIISDNASTDGTREIVDRFVAKGLPIRYFRQSENFGAIPNVISAVSRAVGEYTLYLADDDVLINDGLREAIRYLDLNPEVTACFAPWYTHDEVDERDNAPFFSVDKDTKFKKREFEPVFDFLVDRHVFPEIGIYRTSALRSAWAPRHFAYWAFSYLAHFLELGAVTFLKKPFYRQVIRSKIVRDRPQAGHAETLTGWDTYRGGLEYFIYSGAKRGVVKLTADRRAYFDAQIRDFTMVRMSVALRMWVLKKDYVRAYELYTRLMLGGFEHHPDVQQARAALPLMVALQTVTWHTNAIAEIDRLVLHGVDDHGAIEALLRELGLRSEIAVVPPTTQLTADEMARTAVFITSDSDRKHYLREGYPPNMVVSEGDILSHVLI, from the coding sequence GTGAGCCAGGTCAAGCTGAGCATCTGCATTCCCACCTATAATCGCGCGCCCTTCCTCGAAAAGGCGCTCGGCTATTTCGTCGAACTCTACCAGTTCCCCTTCAAGTACGAGATCATCATCTCCGACAACGCCTCGACCGACGGCACCCGGGAGATCGTCGATCGTTTTGTCGCCAAGGGGCTGCCGATCCGCTATTTCCGCCAGTCGGAGAATTTCGGTGCGATTCCCAACGTCATCAGTGCTGTCAGCCGCGCGGTCGGCGAGTACACGCTCTACCTCGCCGACGACGACGTGCTCATCAACGATGGCCTGCGCGAGGCAATCCGCTATCTGGACCTCAATCCGGAAGTAACCGCCTGTTTTGCGCCCTGGTACACGCATGACGAGGTCGACGAACGCGACAACGCGCCGTTCTTCTCGGTCGACAAGGACACGAAGTTCAAGAAGCGGGAGTTCGAGCCGGTGTTCGATTTTCTCGTTGACCGACATGTCTTTCCCGAGATCGGCATCTACCGGACCTCGGCCCTGCGCTCCGCTTGGGCGCCTCGGCACTTCGCATATTGGGCCTTCTCCTATCTCGCGCATTTTCTCGAACTCGGTGCCGTCACCTTCCTGAAGAAGCCTTTCTACCGCCAGGTGATACGCTCCAAGATCGTCCGCGATCGGCCGCAGGCGGGCCACGCCGAAACGCTGACCGGGTGGGATACCTATCGCGGCGGCCTTGAGTACTTCATCTACAGCGGCGCCAAACGCGGCGTTGTGAAGCTGACTGCCGATCGCCGCGCCTATTTCGATGCGCAGATTCGGGACTTCACCATGGTCCGCATGAGCGTCGCCTTGCGCATGTGGGTATTGAAGAAGGACTATGTTCGCGCCTATGAGCTCTATACGCGGCTGATGTTGGGCGGCTTCGAGCACCATCCCGACGTTCAGCAGGCACGAGCGGCGCTGCCCCTCATGGTCGCGCTCCAGACCGTCACGTGGCACACGAACGCCATCGCAGAAATCGATCGGCTTGTCCTTCACGGCGTGGACGACCACGGCGCGATCGAGGCGCTGTTGCGTGAGCTGGGACTGCGCTCCGAAATCGCAGTAGTGCCGCCAACGACACAATTGACGGCGGACGAGATGGCCCGCACCGCCGTGTTCATCACCTCCGATAGCGACCGCAAGCATTATCTGCGCGAAGGCTATCCGCCGAACATGGTGGTCAGCGAAGGCGATATTCTCAGCCATGTTCTGATCTGA